A part of Ziziphus jujuba cultivar Dongzao chromosome 8, ASM3175591v1 genomic DNA contains:
- the LOC125421511 gene encoding protein FAR1-RELATED SEQUENCE 5-like yields the protein MRGQDAKLLKEYFLTEQEKDLSFVFEIDVDDECKLKRCFWADSASRRAYGCYGDVIVFDTTYTTNQYGMIFSLLVGVNNHGQTILFACAFLSDEKTESFIWLFELLKKTMPTNSPKMIITDQDSAMTKVIAHSLPNTFHRYCSWHILEKFSIQIDAITYRDFYKDFQKCIWESECPEEFERKWVTIIDKANLCDNNWLKSIFEICSRWVPAYVNHIFSARMSSSQRAENSHSFFKKYVSKKNFLMDFIFRFNRALAHQCHEELSADHVDINKKPILKLPLEMEKQMAKIYTCKMFYKFQDELWYSLVTTVQFMHENDTHKMYKVDSSLVEGVSIVRKIVYDKVGSIKSGGISEKCSNVHETTLKDPSQVRTKGCGRRLKGEKEKAPIAAKYMG from the exons ATGAGAGGACAAGACGCAAAATTgttgaaggaatatttcctGACAGAGCAAGAAAAGGATCTAtcatttgtttttgaaattgaTGTAGATGATGAATGTAAATTGAAACGGTGTTTTTGGGCTGATTCGGCTTCTAGAAGAGCTTATGGATGTTATGGTGATGTAATTGTATTTGATACAACCTACACCACTAATCAATATGGCATGATATTTTCACTATTGGTTGGTGTTAACAATCATGGTCAAACAATTCTATTTGCATGTGCATTCTTAAGTGATGAAAAAACtgaatcttttatttggttatttgAGCTCTTAAAGAAGACCATGCCTACTAACAGTCCAAAAATGATTATTACCGATCAAGATTCTGCAATGACAAAGGTTATAGCTCATAGCCTGCCAAATACATTCCATAGGTATTGTAGTTGGCATATACTTGAAAAGTTCTCTATACAGATAGATGCAATCACTTATAGAGATTTTTACAAGGACTTCCAGAAATGCATATGGGAATCAGAATGTCCggaagagtttgaaagaaaGTGGGTGACTATCATTGACAAGGCAAACTTATGTGACAATAAttggttaaaatcaatatttgaaatATGTTCAAGATGGGTGCCTGCATATGTTAATCATATATTCTCAGCTAGAATGTCAAGTAGTCAACGTGCAGAAAACTCTCATTCATTTTTCAAGAAGTATGTTTCGAAGAAAAactttttgatggattttatatttcGATTTAATAGGGCACTTGCACATCAATGTCACGAAGAGTTAAGTGCTGATCATGTCGATATTAATAAGAAGCCTATTTTGAAACTaccattggaaatggaaaaacaGATGGCTAAAATTTACACATGCAAGATGTTTTATAAGTTCCAAGATGAGTTGTGGTATAGCTTAGTAACAACCGTACAATTTATGCATGAAAATGATACTCATAAAATGTATAAGGTCGATAGTAGTCTAGTTGAAGGGGTCTCTATAGTACGAAAAATCGTTTATGATAAAG TTGGTAGCATAAAGAGTGGAGGCATTTCTGAAAAATGTAGTAATGTACATGAGACAACATTGAAAGACCCATCTCAAGTGAGGACAAAGGGATGTGGAAGAAGATTAAAGGGGGAAAAAGAGAAGGCACCAATTGCTGCAAAGTATATGGGTTGA
- the LOC107412975 gene encoding beta-D-glucosyl crocetin beta-1,6-glucosyltransferase-like, protein MVDLSHRSLSVLMLPWLAHGHILPYLELAKRLTRRNFHIYFCSTPVNLNSIKPKLFYANSSYFNSIQLVELHLPSFPELPPHYHTTKGLPQHLMPLLGKASNMSKPNITYIIETLKPDMVIFDYHVHNWLPRLAFSLNIHAISFITNGAASITFVYHYMKNKDEEFPFSELCTDDLKEKLAQMSLTSSSDHDPSEQHEEGEEIVELNRQSFGTVLVKSFRELEGKYMDYLYASFGIKIIPVGPLVPDPNDDDDDEGMNIIYWLNKKEESSTVFVSFGSECYLSKEDMEEMAHGLELSNVNFIWVVRFPEGEKVKLEDALPTGFSEKVREKGIVVESWAPQIKILSHSSIGGFLSHCGWSSMMESIKFGVPIIAMPMQLDQPWNARVVVSSGVGLEVKRSNNKGIERENVAKVIREVVVEKNGEDIRRKAKKMSDRLKRKVEEEILDEVEKELLQICGM, encoded by the coding sequence ATGGTTGATTTGTCCCATAGGAGTTTGAGTGTTCTGATGCTTCCATGGTTAGCTCATGGTCATATATTACCATATCTAGAGCTAGCCAAGAGGCTCACTCGCAGAAACTTCCACATCTATTTCTGTTCCACCCCTGTAAATCTCAACTCCATTAAACCAAAGCTTTTCTATGCAAACTCAAGCTACTTCAATTCTATACAACTAGTGGAGCTACATCTTCCTTCATTTCCTGAGCTTCCTCCTCATTACCACACAACCAAAGGGCTTCCACAACATCTCATGCCCTTACTTGGAAAAGCCTCTAACATGTCTAAGCCTAATATCACATATATCATTGAAACCCTTAAGCCAGATATGGTAATTTTTGATTACCATGTACATAATTGGCTGCCAAGATTAGCTTTTTCTCTTAATATTCATGCCATTTCCTTTATAACTAATGGAGCGGCAAGTATCACTTTTGTGTATCATTATATGAAGAACAAAGATGAAGAATTCCCATTTTCTGAACTTTGTACTGATGATTTGAAAGAAAAGTTGGCCCAAATGAGTTTAACATCTTCAAGTGATCATGATCCGTCTGAACAacacgaagaaggtgaagaAATTGTCGAACTGAATAGACAGTCTTTTGGTACGGTATTGGTAAAGTCTTTTAGGGAGCTTGAGGGGAAATATATGGATTATCTCTATGCTTCTTTTGGCATAAAGATTATCCCAGTTGGTCCTCTGGTTCCAGACcctaatgatgatgatgatgatgagggcATGAACATCATCTACTGGTTGAATAAGAAAGAGGAGTCGTCAACCGTGTTCGTTTCGTTTGGAAGTGAGTGTTATTTGTCAAAGGAAGATATGGAGGAGATGGCTCATGGACTAGAGCTTAGCAATGTGAATTTTATATGGGTTGTTAGGTTTCCAGAAGGAGAGAAAGTGAAGCTTGAAGACGCTCTTCCAACAGGGTTTTCAGAAAAGGTAAGAGAAAAAGGAATAGTTGTTGAAAGTTGGGCACCCCAAATAAAGATTCTAAGCCATTCAAGCATTGGAGGGTTTCTGAGTCATTGTGGATGGAGTTCAATGATGGAGAGCATAAAATTTGGAGTTCCAATCATAGCAATGCCAATGCAACTTGATCAACCATGGAATGCTAGAGTCGTAGTTTCTTCTGGGGTTGGTTTAGAGGTTAAGAGGAGCAATAACAAAGGGATTGAGAGGGAAAATGTGGCAAAAGTGATCAGAGAAGTGGTGGTGGAAAAAAATGGGGAGGATATTAGGAGGAAAGCCAAAAAAATGAGTGACAGATTGAAAAGAAAAGTTGAGGAAGAGATATTGGATGAGGTGGAAAAAGAATTATTACAAATTTGTGGAATGTAA
- the LOC107404373 gene encoding beta-D-glucosyl crocetin beta-1,6-glucosyltransferase-like — translation MVDLSHRSLNVLMLPWLAHGHILPYLELAKKLTRRNFHIYFCSTPVNLNSIKPNLSSADSSSYSNSIQLVELHLPSFPELPPRYHTTKGLPPHLMPLLEKASNMSRPNITNIIRTLKPDLIIYDYHLRNWVPRLAFSLKIPAITFLTNGAALITFLYHYMKKKDEEFPFSELCKDDLKEKFVQMDLTSSSNNPSEQHEKGDGHHEDVEWKGPFSSMVLLKSFRDLEGKYMDYLYASFGIKMIPVGPLVPDLVNNDDNEGTDIINWLDKKEKWSTVFVSFGSECYLSKEDMEEMAHGLELSKVNFIWVIRFPEGDKVKLEDALPHGFLERVREKGMVVENWAPQLKILSHSSIGGFVSHCGWSSVMESIKFGVPIIAIPMQLDQPWNARVVISSGVGLEIEKRKNKRLIERENVAKVIREVMVEKTGEDVRRKVIKMSDNLKRQVEEEMDRVEKELTQICGI, via the coding sequence ATGGTGGACTTGTCCCATAGGAGTTTGAATGTTCTAATGCTTCCATGGTTAGCTCATGGCCATATATTACCATATCTAGAGCTAGCCAAGAAGCTCACTCGCAGAAACTTCCACATCTATTTCTGTTCCACCCCTGTAAATCTCAATTCCATTAAACCTAATCTTTCCTCTGCAGATTCAAGCAGCTACTCCAATTCTATACAACTAGTTGAGCTACATCTTCCTTCATTTCCTGAGCTTCCTCCTCGTTACCACACAACCAAAGGGCTTCCACCACATCTCATGCCCTTACTTGAAAAAGCCTCTAACATGTCTAGGCCTAATATCACAAATATCATTCGAACCCTTAAGCCTGATCTGATTATTTATGATTACCATTTGCGTAATTGGGTACCAAGATTAgctttttctcttaaaattCCTGCCATTACCTTCCTTACTAATGGGGCGGCTCTGATCACTTTTTTGTATCATTatatgaagaagaaagatgaaGAATTCCCATTTTCTGAACTATGTAAAGatgatttgaaagaaaaatttgtcCAAATGGATTTAACATCATCTTCAAACAATCCGTCCGAGCAACACGAAAAAGGTGATGGTCATCATGAAGATGTCGAATGGAAAGGACCGTTTTCTAGTATGGTTTTGTTGAAGTCTTTTAGAGATCTTGAAGGGAAATATATGGATTATCTCTATGCTTCTTTTGGCATAAAGATGATCCCAGTTGGTCCTCTTGTTCCTGACCTAGTCAACAACGATGACAACGAGGGCACGGACATCATCAACTGGCTAGACAAGAAAGAGAAGTGGTCGACCGTGTTCGTTTCGTTTGGAAGTGAGTGTTATTTGTCAAAGGAAGATATGGAAGAGATGGCTCATGGCCTAGAGCTTAGCAAGGTGAATTTTATATGGGTTATTAGATTTCCTGAAGGAGATAAAGTGAAGCTGGAAGACGCTCTTCCACATGGGTTTTTAGAAAGGGTAAGAGAAAAAGGAATGGTTGTTGAAAATTGGGCACCACAACTAAAGATTCTAAGCCATTCAAGCATTGGGGGTTTTGTGAGTCACTGTGGGTGGAGTTCAGTGATGGAGAGCATAAAATTTGGAGTTCCAATCATAGCAATCCCTATGCAACTTGATCAACCATGGAATGCTAGAGTTGTAATTTCTTCCGGTGTTGGTTTAGAGATTGAGAAGCGCAAAAACAAGAGGCTAATTGAGAGGGAAAATGTTGCTAAAGTGATAAGAGAAGTTATGGTGGAAAAAACAGGGGAGGATGTTAGGAGGAAAGTTATCAAAATGAGCGACAATTTGAAAAGACAAGTTGAGGAAGAGATGGATAGGGTGGAAAAAGAACTAacgcaaatttgtggaatttaa
- the LOC107404376 gene encoding uncharacterized protein At2g39795, mitochondrial, which translates to MWRKVLSGAVKQRPWRLIPNRRSSSSSVSSAVNSMILRSLKEHYHEVSKMTPPPKVSPPSPFTVVKGSLDGNGPVLRRSYGEEEVSISVMRLANIIPGAGEDSGDGDEDGGINQLFLHVDVSKPGRSDSLHFLCGLYPDALGIHSVSMRPKVKADSLSLAVPNTYDGPLFEDLDERMRDAFHSYIEERGVNDSLFPFLQAWLYVKDHRNLMRWFKSVGTFINENKSAKDT; encoded by the exons ATGTGGAGGAAAGTGTTAAGCGGCGCAGTAAAGCAGCGGCCATGGCGGCTTATACCAAACCGGAGGTCAAGCTCATCCTCCGTCTCCTCCGCCGTCAACTCCATGATTCTCCGCTCCCTCAAAGAACACTACCACGAAGTCTCCAAGATGACCCCCCCTCCT AAAGTGAGCCCTCCTTCGCCTTTCACGGTCGTAAAGGGCTCTCTGGATGGAAACGGCCCGGTGCTAAGGCGAAGCTATGGCGAAGAGGAGGTTAGCATATCTGTAATGCGGTTGGCCAACATTATTCCTGGAGCTGGTGAGGATAGTGGTGATGGTGATGAGGATGGTGGGATTAACCAGCTGTTCCTTCATGTGGATGTTTCCAAGCCCGGACGGTCGGATTCTCTGCATTTTCTTTGTGGGTTATATCCTGATGCTCTGGGGATTCACTCTGTTTCCATGAGACCCAAGGTCAAGGCTGATTCGCTTTCCCTTGCGGTACCCAACACCTACGATGGCCCTCTTTTCGA AGATCTGGATGAAAGGATGAGAGATGCATTTCACAGCTACATAGAAGAGCGAGGTGTGAATGATAGTCTCTTTCCATTTCTTCAAGCATGGCTGTATGTAAAAGATCATCGAAATCTAATGCGTTGGTTCAAATCAGTAGGAACATTCATCAATGAAAATAAATCAGCTAAAGACACTTAA
- the LOC107404374 gene encoding uncharacterized protein LOC107404374 — translation MVVKMIRWPPWPPLLSKKFEVRILVKRLKGLDMGGEFEGERKVGVELKWKGQKGMGLGSLRRSVKRNFTKESDVSDDGVVEWDEEFQSLCNFSGPKEGLFYPWDLTFTVFTVRKLGLKSRASVLGTASLNLADHASLTEQKELEFNIPLNVPGFTSENSSSLSLCLSMMEWKTGQGLSETVQGLISTSPSPLSSPLPSPCFLSPRYSDAIPSDKDEFSALKAGLRKVKTFKEFVSGRKVRTKRCEEEGSDGRASIRSDDGACHYPCDTDSLDNDAEGELEESKEDFGVRHSVSYETLALANCARGSFYSNANINDEDECWVYYSNRKSDVGCSPLENSSSMVSAQILQQGSKRKILSWKKRKLSFRSPKAKGEPLLKKHYGEDGGDDIDFDRRQLSSSDESSFGWNSMTGGSSVSEFGDDNFAVGSWESREVTSRDGHLKLQTQVFFASIDQRSERAAGESACTALVAVIANWLQSNPDEMPIKSEFDGLIRDGSSEWRNLCENEVYIERFPDKHFDLDTVLQSKIRPLDVVPEKSFIGFFRPEGLEEGELDFLHGAMSFDSIWDEISHSASHSLSNDQSPLIYIISWNDHFFVLKVEQDAYYIVDTLGERLYEGCNQAYVLKFDKDTVIRSLPNESQTSDEKPATTTPKGQVNNSKETKAEETLSVSQSESENKDKEEVVVCKGKESCKEYIKSFLAAIPLRELQVDLKKGLMASTPIHHRLQIEFHYTEFLQPMSEYSMKELTAEAPATMEMALAVA, via the exons ATGGTGGTGAAGATGATAAGGTGGCCTCCATGGCCTCCTCTGTTGTCGAAGAAATTTGAAGTGCGAATTTTGGTTAAACGGCTGAAAGGATTGGACATGGGAGGAGAGTTTgagggagagagaaaagtgGGTGTTGAGTTGAAGTGGAAGGGCCAAAAGGGTATGGGTTTGGGTTCTCTGAGACGCTCGGTGAAGAGGAACTTCACTAAAGAGAGCGATGTTTCCGATGATGGGGTGGTCGAATGGGACGAAGAGTTTCAGAGTTTGTGTAATTTTTCGGGTCCCAAGGAGGGTTTGTTTTATCCATGGGACCTCACATTCACGGTCTTCACA GTTAGGAAACTAGGATTGAAGAGTAGGGCCAGTGTTCTTGGAACTGCATCATTGAACCTAGCAGATCATGCTTCTTTAACCGAGCAAAAGGAGCTTGAATTCAACATTCCTCTTAATGTCCCCGGTTTCACATCCGAAAATAGTAGCTCACTAAGC CTATGTCTCAGCATGATGGAATGGAAAACTGGTCAAGGGCTTTCAGAGACAGTGCAGGGATTAATATCAACATCACCATCACCGTTGTCATCACCATTACCGTCACCATGTTTTCTTTCACCTCGTTATTCTGATGCTATCCCATCAGATAAAGATGAGTTTTCAGCTCTTAAAGCGGGCCTCAGAAAAGTGAAAACTTTTAAAGAATTTGTGTCTGGTAGAAAAGTTAGAACGAAACGTTGTGAAGAAGAGGGCAGTGATGGTAGGGCTTCCATTAGAAGTGACGATGGTGCTTGCCATTATCCATGCGACACAGATTCACTTGATAATGATGCTGAGGGGGAGTTGGAGGAGAGCAAGGAGGATTTTGGTGTTAGGCATTCTGTCAGTTATGAAACTTTGGCCCTTGCAAACTGTGCTCGGGGGTCATTCTATTCCAATGCTAATAtcaatgatgaagatgaatgTTGGGTATATTATAGCAACCGTAAATCGGACGTTGGTTGTTCGCCTCTTGAGAATTCTAGTTCAATGGTATCTGCCCAGATTTTGCAGCAGGGATCAAAGCGAAAAATCTTGTCTTGGAAGAAAAGGAAACTGAGCTTCAGATCTCCAAAAGCCAAAGGCGAGCCTCTCCTGAAAAAGCATTACGGAGAAGATGGTGGGGATGATATTGATTTCGATCGCAGGCAGCTTAGCTCCTCTGATGAATCCAGTTTTGGG TGGAATTCCATGACTGGTGGATCATCTGTATCTGAATTTGGGGATGATAACTTTGCTGTGGGCAGTTGGGAGAGCAGAGAAGTAACAAGCCGCGATGGGCACTTGAAGCTACAGACGCAAGTCTTTTTTGCTTCAATTGATCAAAGAAGTGAACGTGCTGCTGGAGAGAGCGCATGTACGGCCCTTGTTGCTGTCATTGCTAATTGGTTGCAATCCAATCCTGATGAGATGCCCATCAAGTCTGAATTTGATGGCTTGATAAGAGATGGATCATCAGAGTGGAGAAACCTCTGTGAGAACGAGGTGTACATAGAGCGGTTCCCTGACAAACACTTTGATCTTGATACAGTCCTGCAATCTAAGATCCGTCCTCTTGATGTAGTCCCAGAGAAATCCTTTATTGGTTTCTTCCGACCTGAAGGTCTGGAAGAAGGTGAACTTGACTTCCTTCATGGGGCCATGTCCTTTGATAGCATATGGGATGAGATCAGCCATTCTGCATCACATTCCTTGTCTAATGATCAATCTCCTTTGATCTACATCATTAGTTGGAACGACCATTTCTTTGTTCTAAAGGTAGAGCAGGATGCTTACTACATAGTTGACACTTTGGGCGAGAGGCTTTATGAGGGATGCAATCAGGCCTATGTTCTGAAATTTGACAAAGACACTGTAATCCGAAGTTTACCAAATGAGTCTCAAACATCAGATGAGAAACCTGCCACCACCACTCCGAAGGGACAAGTCAACAACTCAAAGGAAACAAAAGCTGAAGAAACTCTCTCGGTCAGCCAAAGCGAGTCAGAAAACAAAGATAAAGAAGAGGTGGTTGTTTGCAAAGGCAAGGAGTCATGCAAGGAGTACATCAAGAGCTTCTTGGCTGCAATTCCCCTAAGGGAACTGCAGGTGGATCTCAAGAAGGGCTTAATGGCATCAACGCCAATTCATCACCGTCTACAAATCGAATTCCACTACACCGAATTCCTTCAACCCATGTCTGAATATTCAATGAAAGAACTGACAGCAGAAGCACCAGCAACAATGGAAATGGCACTGGCAGTTGCATAG